From the Pomacea canaliculata isolate SZHN2017 linkage group LG14, ASM307304v1, whole genome shotgun sequence genome, one window contains:
- the LOC112555625 gene encoding E3 ubiquitin-protein ligase TRIM32-like, whose amino-acid sequence MDATQEPLLTNCDKPECPVCLSPFTEPKIMFCGHVICRVCLITWVEARGVSAGCPLCRHRILVMQPPDLQRMEHLAEYVADSLPTHHIIKATARGTVDITPDTCLRCENLICSSSSSPHPNCTGPRDAQNADQREAEALDIVNDLSHKLQMMVEWTDYFQDFLLDIVTALRGLVVVNDRVSQLKDQSLQFLTFFQGKITECRTVLLTHQHLLEIMRDSRQVVATILMRKPMQERIKTILTQCERLHLSFSRGCRDLRSPWITET is encoded by the coding sequence ATGGATGCGACGCAAGAACCGCTTTTAACCAACTGTGATAAGCCGGAGTGTCCTGTATGTCTAAGCCCCTTCACAGAACCCAAGATCATGTTTTGCGGTCACGTGATCTGCCGGGTGTGCCTGATCACGTGGGTAGAGGCGAGGGGAGTGTCGGCAGGCTGTCCACTGTGTCGTCATCGTATTTTGGTAATGCAGCCTCCAGACTTGCAGCGAATGGAGCATCTGGCGGAGTATGTGGCCGACTCTCTGCCAACACATCACATAATAAAGGCGACTGCGCGCGGCACAGTGGACATCACCCCTGACACTTGTCTGAGATGCGAAAATCTCATTTGTTCCTCCAGCAGCTCCCCCCATCCTAACTGCACGGGACCGCGAGATGCACAGAACGCTGACCAGCGCGAGGCGGAGGCTCTCGACATAGTGAATGATCTGTCCCATAAGCTGCAGATGATGGTCGAGTGGACGGACTACTTTCAAGACTTCCTCCTGGACATAGTGACAGCTCTCCGTGGTCTGGTGGTCGTCAACGACAGGGTGTCTCAGCTAAAAGACCAGTCCCTGCAGTTTCTCACCTTTTTCCAGGGTAAGATAACAGAGTGTCGAACTGTTCTTCTGACCCACCAGCACCTCTTGGAGATCATGCGAGACAGTCGTCAGGTGGTGGCCACCATCCTGATGAGAAAGCCCAtgcaagaaagaataaaaactattCTGACACAGTGTGAACGCTTGCACCTCTCTTTTTCACGAGGCTGTCGAGATCTGCGCTCACCTTGGATAACAGAAACTTAA